A stretch of DNA from Pseudomonas sp. HN11:
GAACGCGTTCTCGCGGGCGAAGGGTTTGAGCAGTTTCTGCATCTCGGTGGCGGAGATATAGCGCAGCGCAAACAGCCGCGCCGACAGGCCGCTGGACGGTGCGGCCACGCTCATCTGCGGCACCAGTTTGCCGGCCACCGCCTGGCTGGCGGGCAGGATCACGTAGCGATCACCCTGCTTGATCATCGCGTTGTCGGTCCAGGACAGCAGGGTTTCGAGGATCGACAGCGCCTGTCGCTTGTCCACCGGTTTGGAGGTGGAAAAACTCACGTTGCCCTTCACGCCCTGGGCGATGCTGTAGTTTTCGTGCAGCAGGTCGCCCATCACGCTGTTGATCACCGCTTCGATGGGTTGGTCGGCAAAGTTGAAGACGATATCGCCGCCCTCTTCTTTCGCCACCGGCTGCGCTGCCGGCGCGCGCACGAACTGCTGGTTGCCACGGATCAGTTGGCGCTGCGTTGGGGTTTTTATCGCAGGCGGTGGACTTTCCGGCGCGGCTTGCTCGGTCGGCGGGCGTTGCGAGCCGGTGCCTTGCATGGCTTCGTGCAGCAGATCGTCGTCCGGATCGAGGCGGTCGGGGAAGGATCCACAGCCGCTCAGGACAAAAGCGGTAGCCAGGCAAAACGTTGAGGTGCGCATGTCAATCAAGGGAGAGGCTCGCGGGGCAAAGTGATGGGGGGCCGGTTGGACGGCGGCGGCAGGCGTTTGGCGTAGAGGCTCAAGGTTTGCGTGCGGCCATCCAGGCTGAATCGGGCGTATTGCGGAGTGAGGTGGTCCAGGCGCCAGCCGTTGGGCAGGGCCTGACCGAGACGCACGGTCAGGGCACGGCCGTCGGCCTGCTTGAGCATGGCCATTTGCAGGTTGCCGGTGATCATGATGCCGCTGAGGGTCAGGTTGGCCAGGCTGGTGACCTGGGCTCTGCCCACGACGCGGTCCGGGCTGCGGTCCGGGCTGAACAGCGGCGCCTGCCAAGTGGCGGCGAGGTTTTCCAACGGGACACTCGGCGCGACCTGTACCTGAGCGGTGGGATGGGCACGCGTGGGCGCTTCAGGCAGCCACTGCGGTTCATCGCCGATGCTGCTGAGGATCACCGCCATCAACACGCTCAGCAATCCCGACAAGCCGAGCAAACCCCACTCCACGGGGCGTAGTCTGCCGATCATGGCGTCACCGGCGCCGGTTGCAGGTAACCGCGCACCAGCAAGTGCACCACCAACTTGCCTGCACCGCCATTGGCTGGCGCCTGCTGACTGCGACGGATGCGCAGTTCATCCACGAACAGGAACGGCGGCTGATACTCCAGTTCATGCAGCAATGCTTCCAAGGGTTCGATGGCACAGTCGAGAGTCAGGCTGACTTTCACTTGGCGATACGGCTCGCCGTCGTCTTGGTCCGGTGTGATGGGCTTGCGCTGGGTGAGGCTGCAACCGCCACCGAGGTTGGCGTGGCTGTTGATCAGGTCAGCGAGGCGTTGCATCAGGTCGGCCGCCACGACGTCGGGGTCATCTCCCGGCAACAGGCTGGTGCTGCTGGCTGGGTCTCGACGGGCCTGTTCAAGCTGCTGGCGCAAGGCCTCGCGTTGGCGTAATACACCGGCATACCGCTGTTGCTGCTCGCGCAGCTGTTCAGCCTGCTCGCCCATATCGCGCAGGGGCCCGGCGAACCAGCTGTCGATCAACAGCCAATAAGCTGTGCCGACCACCACGGCCAGCACCAGTAAGGCGGCGCATCGGCGTTCACGGGGTGTGAGGGGGCGGCGCATCGGCGGTCTCCTGGCGTAGGTGGGCACGCAAGGCAAACTGGTCTTTGCCGGTGCGCGCATCGGGCTGGATCACCCCTTCGAACTGGGCATTTTCCAGGCTGCGGCAGCCTTTGATACGGGTGATCAGCGCACTGGCCTTGGCGCTTTGGCCAGAGATGGAAATTTCGCCGTCTTTCACGTCCAACTGATCGAGCCAAGTGTCGCCGGGCAGGCAAGTGGTCAGGTCATTGAGCAGCGCGGCCAGCGGCGGTTGCGCCAGTTTGCGCCGGGTAAGGTATTGCGCCGCGCCACGGGTATTGAGCAATTGCTGGCGCAGGGCATACACCTCGGCAACCTGGGCTTTCTGTTGCTGGACGCTGGCGTGCATGGCGTCGATGACGCGCTGGCGGTCGTTGAGCCACAGCAGCATCGCCGCGATCAGCAAGGCCCCGCACAACCACGGCAGGCTGCGTTGCAAGCCCATGCCGGGCGGACGTTGACGGGGGCGCAGTGGCGCGGGCAACAGATCGATACCGAGGTTGGCCGCGTCCACGCGATGGGGATGCAGGCCGAGGGCAGCACAGTCAGTGAGAATCTGGTCCAGGCGCTCGCGCAGCATCGCCACCAGCGTGACCTCAAGGTGGGTGGGCGTGCGCCGCTCCTGGCGTGCGACGAAGTAGAGTTGGTCGGCCTCGAATGGGGTATAGCGGTCCAGTTCATAACCGACCACGACACTCAGATTGCGCCCGGCGGCCAACGGCAGTTGCACGCGTTGCAGCAGCACAGCATCCGCGCCGAGCATCAGCACTTGGCGCGCGCTGCCCGGCGCGACAGGCGCTGCGACCGGCCAGTGGTGGATCTGCTCCGGCGGTTCTTGCCGTGCCAGCCAACTCGGCACACAGGCGCGCAGCTCCGCGAGCCATAGGCGCCAGGCCTGTTGCAACAGGCTGCCGCGCCAGTGCCGGGCGATGGGTTCCAGTCGATTCATTCTTGCCAACGCAACACCCGATAGGGCTGTGCGCTGTCCTCCGATGGGCTTAATAAAACGGTGACTTGCAGCCGCGCCTGATAACCACCGGGGCGCTCGGCGCGGCTGTCGACCACCAGCACTTCGCCGGGGTCGGCACCTTCGGCGTGCTGGCGCGGCAGGTTCAACGCCTTGCGCATCAACGGGCTGGCGAAGGCGGGATCGGGGCGATCAAGGTCGCTCCACAGGGTGATCTCGGGCAGCAATTGGCTATAGAGGGCTTGCGTCATGCCAGGCAATTGGCGCACTTCTTCCAGCACCCGAAATGGCACAAGCCCCTGTTGACGGCGCACTTGGAGGGCCTTGGTCAACTGTGTAGCTTGGGCCGAGGTGGCGCCGCAGGCCAGGGCCAGACGTGTGAAATCCTGTGCCTCGGCATTGATCAGGTAGAGCTTGCCGCGCTCACTGCGCAGGCTGACGTGTAACTGGGCGTCGTCAAACACCAAGGGGATGTCACGACCATCGGCCACCCAGCGCCGGTCGGCCATGACCATGGCGATACCGGCTTCAGCGGCCAGCACGGTTTGTGTGTGCTGGCGCAACCACAGTGCCTGGCGACTTTCCAGCTGCACCCAGCCGGCCAGGCCGCCGAGCAACACGCTGAGCAAGGCCAGTACCCACAGCACCAGCAGCAGGGCCGCACCGCGCTGGCGCCTCATTCTTCCACACTCCCGCTGGACAGGTTCAAGCGCAAAGCAATCACCTGGGTGACCCAGGGCACCGGGCCGTCGACGCTGGCGGCGATGCGCACGGCGGCCGGCAAACGCCTGGGCCATGGCCATTCATTGATCCAACCGGTGGGCTGGCCCAGCGGTGACGTACCGCGATAACTGAACTGCAGACCCTCGATGCTTCTCAGCAGCACCTGGGGCTCACGTTGAGCAAACCCGACCTGCAAATCCTGTTCGACCTGTTGCAGGCTGAACCGCTGGATCCCCCCACCGAGCACACCGGGCAAGGTCGAGACGAACTCCAGACGCTGCGCCGTGCCGACGAAAAATCCACCGCCTTCGCCCACCGCCAGCGGTAACGCCTCGCTGATCGCCGTGCGCAAAAACTGCTGCGCGGCACGCACTTCATCCAGGCTCACCGTATACGCCTGGGCCTTGGACACGGCACGATTGGCGCCCAGCAATGCGCCGCCAACCAGCACCAGCAACACGCCCAGCAAGCTGAGCACCACGAGGATTTCCAGCAAGGTAAAACCCTGCTCGCGGCGTTTCACAGGCGTGCCTTCAACGTGCTGAAACGGGCCTGGTGCGGGCCCTCGTCGAGAACCAGGTCGAGACGAAAAATACGCGCTTGCTGCCGGGCGGTTGTCAGTCGCCAGTGGATGCCGTCCAGTTCGCCCTGGCTGACGCCATTGCTCAACCGTCCTGCGGCTTCCTGATCGAAAATGGTCAGCGCCGCATGGGTGAGCCGGTCACTGTGGGCCACCTGGGACAACGAGCGCGCGCTCTGGCCGAACGCAACCAGCAGGACCGTGCTGCACACCGCCATCAGCGTCAGCGCGGCGAGCATTTCCAGCAGCGTGAAGCCAGCCTGGCGGTTCATGGCAGCGCCTTGGATTGCACGCTGCCGGTGAGCCAGCCGATATCGATACGCCAACGCCGGGCGCCGTTGACCAACAGAAGATTGCCGCCGGTGGAGCTGCCGTCAGGGTAGAACTCGACGGCAGGGCCGACCTGTTCGGCAGTGTGCAGCGTGACTTGCAGCTGCGACGGCCAACGTTGCAACGCTCGTCCCGGCGCCTGGAATGTCCGATCTCGCAGGTCAAACTCAGTGCGCGCGGCTTGCCCACTGACTATCGCCCCCGCCCGTGTGGTGCGCAACGCCTCCACCATCTGCCCGACCGCGCGACGCTCTTTCGCCGTTTGCAGACCCTGGCGCACACCCACCCCCAGTAAACCGGCAGCCAGGCTGAGCAACAGGATCACCACCAGCATTTCCAGCAGGGTAAAGCCGCGCTGGAACATGGCCGCGTTACTCCCAATTGCCCAGGTCGGCGCTGTAGCCTTCGCCGCCCGGCTGGCCATCCTGGCCATAGAAGATCAGGTCGAACGCACCATGCTCACCGGGAAAGCGATAACCGAAGGCATGCCCGAACGGGTCCTTGAGGTCCGAAGGCTTGGCATAACCACCAGGCCTGTCCACCAGCTGTTGCAGGCTGGTGGGCGGCGCGCCGACGTCGAGGGCGTAGCTGTCAATCTTCATGCTCAAACTGGACAGCTGGGCCTTCCCCGCGCCGTACTTGCCCTTGTCCACATTACCGCCGACCTGGCGCACGACGATGGTGGCGACAATGCCGAGCAGTACGATCACCGCGAGCATTTCCAACAGGGTGAAACCGCTTTGGCGGCGTGGTTTTCTCATGAGTTCAGCTCCTTCATATATTGCTGGTCAGGCTCATCAGCGGCAGCATGATCGCCAACATGATCACCGCCACCAGCACTGCCATGACCACGGTCAGGGACGGCACCAGGGCAGCAAGCAGACGGTCGATGCCGCGCTTGGCTTCGACGTCGAAGATGTCAGCCACCTTGAGCAACATGCTGTCGAGTTCGCCGGCCTGTTCGCCGACTTCGATCATTTGCAGCGCCAGTTCCGGCAGCAGCGGCTGGCTGCCGAACGCACTGGCGAGGGTGCCGCCGCTTTTTACCGATTGCGCCGCATGGCCAACTTGGGCCTGCAACGCGCGGTTGGTGCAGACTTGCTGTGCGATTACCAAAGCTTGCAGCAACGCCACGCCATTGCTGAGCAGCGTGCCGAGGGTGCGCGTCAGGCGTGCCGCTTCGACCCGTTGCAGCAGCGGGCCGATCACACGAATACCGAGCAGGCGACGATCGTATTTTTCTCGAAATGCCGGATTGCGCAGACGTGCCGCCCAACACCCGCCGCTCACGATCAGCCCGGCCAACACCACCAGGCCATAGGCGCCGAGGAACTCACCCAAGGCGAGAATCACCTCGGTGATCAACGGAATCGGCACACCCAGGTCCTGGAAGATCGGTACGAATTGCGGCACCACATAGGCCAGCAACAAGGCGAGGGAACCGAGTACGCCCACCACCAGGAAGGCCGGATAGATCAGCGCATTGATCACTTCGCCACGCAGACGCTCACTGCGTTCCAGGTAGTCGCTGAGTTGGCGCAAGGTACTTTCCAGCGCGCCACCGGCCTCACCGGCACGCACCATGCTCAGGTACAACGGCGAGAACGTGTCACCCTCTTCTTCCAATGCGGTAGACAGCGGTTTACCCGCTTTGACGTGATCGCGGATGCGTTCAATCAGTGCGCGAACCTGGGGTTGGCCGGGTTGTTTGAGCAACAGGCCAAGGGCGCGCTCCAGGGGCTGGCCAGCACCGAGCAACGTGGCCAGTTGCTGAGTAAAACTCACCAGCGCTGCGCCTTTCAATCGCCCGCGCGCGCTGCGCAATAGAGGGCTGCCCGCCGTTTCGATCTGCAACAGCAACAGACCGCGCTTGTGCAAGGCAGCCACGGCAGCGGCCTGATCCCGGGCTTCCAGCGTGCCGTTCTGCGCCACGCCCTGGCTGTCCAGGGCGCGGAATTTGAACAGACTCACGCGCCCTCTCCACGGGTGACGCGCAGCACTTCTTCCAGTGACGTAATACCCGCCAGCGCCTGACGCAGCCCCTCCTCATACAAAGTGCGCAAACCGGCCCGGCGAGCGGCCTGCTCCAAGGTGGAGGCATCGGCATGACGCATCAGCAGGCTGCGCAGTTCATCGTTCATCACCAGCAGTTCAGTGAGGGCACTGCGGCCGTGATAGTCACCGCGAAAGAGCAGGATCGGGCGTTGTTCGGTCAAGCGATCCAGGCCGTGTTCCGCGATCAGTTCCGGCGGCGCTTCAAAGGCCACGCGGCTGGCCGGATCCAGGCGCCGCACCAGACGCTGGGCAAGAATACCGCTGACGGTCGAGGCGATCAGGTAGCTTTCCACGCCCATGTCCAGCAGCCGCGTGATACTCGCCGCGGCGCTGTTGGTGTGCAGGGTGGAAAGCACGAGGTGCCCGGTCAGCGACGATTGAATGGCGATGCGGCAGGTTTCCAGGTCGCGGATCTCGCCGATCATGATCACATCCGGGTCCTGGCGCACGATAGAGCGCAGCGCCCCGGCGAAGTCCAGGCCGATGGCGGGCTTGACCTGGATCTGGTTGATACCTTCAAGCTGGTACTCCACCGGGTCTTCCACGGTGACGATCTTGCGCTCGGCCGTGTTGAGCCGCGACAGCGCAGTGTAGAGCGTGGTGGTCTTGCCGGAGCCGGTGGGCCCGGTGACCAACAGGATGCCGTGGGGGCGCTCCAGCAGGTCGAGGAAGGTGGCCAGGCGTTGGCCGTCAAAGCCGAGGCTGGGGAAGTCGAACCGCACGGTCTGCCGGTCCAGCAGGCGCAGCACCACCGACTCGCCGAAACTGGTGGGCACCGTGGACACCCGCAGGTCCAGTTCCTTGCCCTGGATGCGCAGCATGATGCGCCCGTCCTGAGGCAGCCGGCGCTCGGCGATGTCCAGCCGCGCCATGATCTTCACCCGCGAAATCACCGCCGCCGACGAGCTGGCGGGCGGCGCTTCGGCGTCGTGCAGCACGCCGTCAATGCGGTAGCGCACCTTGAGCTGGCTTTCGAAGGGCTCGATATGGATGTCCGAGGCGCGCTGTTCCACGGCGCGTTGCAGGATCAGGTTGACCAGGCGGATCACTGGCGCTTCGGAGGCCATGTCCTTGAGGTGTTCGATATCTTCCTGGGCGCCGCCCTGCTCATCGAGGTTCTCGATCAGTGTGCCCATGGCCGAGCGGCCCTGGCCGTAGTAGCGCTCGATCAGGGTGTCGACTTCGTTGCGCGGGCCGATGGTCAGCCACACCGGCACCTGGCACGCGTAGGCCAGGGCCTGGAACGGATAAAGTTGCGTCGGGTTGGCCGCCAGCACCCGCAGGCCGCCCTGGCTCCAGCCCATGGGCACCACTTGATAGTGACGCATGAAGCGTTCGGTCAAGGCCGGCAAGGGGTCAAGCAGCGGCGGCGCGGCGTCGGCCAGCAACAGCGGGGCGTCGAGCAATGCCGCCCAGGCACGGGCCAGTTCCACTTCGGAGACCAGGCCCAGGCGTGTCAGCAGGCTCAGCAAGTCATCCGTGGACAGGCGGCGGGCGCGCTCCAGGTCCACCGTTTTAAGCCCGGCATGCTGCATCAGCCACGCGCACACCTGTTCGGTGTGCGGAGTCTGCATCTGGCAGGCATCGATAGGCGCTGACGACATAATATTCAGGGATCTTGTATTGCGAGAAAGTATGGCTATTTGAAACTACGGAAACATGCCATTAGTTAGCCACAACCCAGGCGACAGTAAGCCGGGGTTATCGACTGGAAGTTATAGCTCTAGTTCCGGAGGGTGGGGAATAAAATAAACATAACGGCCAAGACCCCTGCACCAGAGCCTTAGCAGCTAATAGCCATCACTCCAGGAGTTGCAATTAGCCACTTCATTGCACTTACACCCCTCAAATAACTCAAGCGCCTTACTTTGTTGGTTCTTACACTTTTCAACCGCATCAATCGTGAGTGCGCGTGCTCTTTTCCACCAGGCACATCGGTGTACCGGCGACCGGCTCTTGCATCACCTGCACCTGCACATCGAACACCTGCCGCATCAACCCGGCACTGATCACCTCCCCCGGCGCACCATCAGCCACCAACTTGCCGCCGTGCATCACGGCCAGGTGGTCGGCGTAGCGGCAGGCCTGATTGATGTCGTGCAACACCGTGATCACAGTCTTGCCTTCAGCGGCCAGTTCGCCCATCAAGTCCATGAGTTCGACCTGATGGCTGATGTCGAGGTAGGTGGTGGGTTCATCCAGCAACACTACCGGCGCATTCTGCGCCAACACCATCGCCAGCCAGGCACGTTGGCGCTGGCCGCCGGAGAGGTCTGCCAATGCGCGATCAGCCAACACGTCCAGCTCCAGGCGCTGCATGGCTTGGGTCACGTGAGACCGATCACTGCCGCTCAAGCGCCCCCATAACGAGTTATGCGGGCTGCGGCCGTAGGCGACCAACTGGCGCACGCTGACGCCTTCGGGCACCGGCAGCACCTGCGGCAAAAACGCGATCTGCCTTGCCAATTGGCGAGCGGACAGGCTGGCGTAGGCCTGCCCATCCAAGCTCAGTTCGCCTTCGGTCGGCTTGAGGATGCGCGCAAAGGCCTTGAGCAGGGTCGACTTGCCGCAGCCATTCGGGCCGATCAGGGCGGTGACCTTTCCGGTTGGCGGCGCAAAGGACAAGCCCTGCACAATGCGCGTGGTGCCGTAACCGATATCCAGCTCGCGTGCGTGAAGAATACTCATGTGATCAGCCCTTGAACCGTGCCAGCAACCAAAGAAAATACGGCGCGCCAATCACCGCAGTGAGCACCCCGGCGGGGATTTCACTGGGCGCGATCAGCGTGCGCCCGAGGGTGTCGGCCAGCACCAGCAACAGCGCGCCGATCAGCATCGCAGCAGGCAGCAGGCACTGGTGTTGCCCGCCCACCAACCGACGCGCCATGTGCGGCGCGACCAGACCGATAAAACCAATCGGCCCGATAACACCGACGCCCAGGCTGGTCAGCAGCACCGCGCAAACCATCGCCAACCAGCGCGTGCGACTGAGTGCCGTGCCGAGGCTGTGGGCGGCTTCATCGCCCAGGGCGATCAGGTTCAGCGGCTTGGCCAGGCACAGGCCCAAGGGGATCAGCATCAGGAACGGCAGCACCAGCGCCACATGGTGCCAATTGCGGCTCCACAGGCTGCCTGTCAGCGCGAGCAAAGCGGTGTTGATGTCCAACGGATGGGACAGGATCAGAAACTCGGTAACGCTGGACAAGGTCACCGCAATCGCCACACCGGACAGCGCAAAGCGCACCCCGGAAAAACTCACCCCGGTGTTGTACAGCGCCAGCAACAGCGCGCCGCCGGCGCCACCCAGGCAAGCCACCAGCGGCAGCCATGCAATCGGCATGTGCGGCCAACTGATGATCGCCACGGTCAGCGCCAAACCAGCGCCTTGGGTCACGCCGAGGATTTCCGGCGAGGCCAACGGGTTGCGGATCACACCCTGCACAATCGCCCCGGCCAGGCCGAAGGCGCAACCGGCCAGAATCGCGATCAGGCTGCGTGGCAGGCGGTGGTTCCACACTTCGAAGTCGAGGGCGTCGTGCGCCAGCAGGCGCTCCAGCACGGTGTCAGGCAGGAGCCACACAGTGCCGGCGCTGAGGCTGATCAACGTCGCCAGCAGCAACAGGCCGAGCAGCAGCCATAAGCGCGATCGTGGCCGGGTCATAGGGCGCGCCTGGCAAGAAAGAGGAAGAACGGTGCGCCGATCAGCGCGGTGACCACACCGGCCGGGGTCTCCACTGGAAATGCCACAGCGCGGCTGAGGAGGTCGGCGCCCAGCACGATCACCGCGCCCAACGCGGCACTCAGCGGGATCAGCCAGCGATAGTCATTACCGAGGAACTGGCGAAGGATATTCGGTGCAATCAACCCGACAAACCCGATGGGGCCGACTGCGCAGACACTCGCCCCCACCAACAACAGGCTGGCGATAAACACCTGCAAACGCAGGCTGGCAATGCCCACACCCAGGGAGCGCGCCGCGTCTTCGCCGAGGTTGATCAGGTTCAGGCGCGGCGCGCACCACAGCGCCCACAGGCCGCCGATCAAGGTGCACGGCCAGAGCAGTTGCACTTGCGCGGCGCCGACATTGGCCAGGGAACCGGCCAGCCAGTTGAGCACGCTTTGTGCCTGGACCTCGACCAGGATTACCGTGAGCCGGGTCAAGGCGGCGCACAACGCCGCCACGGCCACGCCGGCCAATACCAGGCGACCTTGGGTGGTGGTCGGCGACCAGGCGCCGCCGAGGCTGAACACCGTGACCCAGGCCAGGGCGCCACCCAGGCAGGTCATCAACAAGGCACCGCCGGCAAACGGTGGCGCGACCAATCCAGTGGAAAACAACGCCAGCCCCAACGCCGCCCCCGCTGTCACGCCAAACAAGGACGGCGATGCTAGGCGGTTGCGCGTGATGCCTTGCATCAACGCACCGGCCAGGCCCAGGCAGGCACCGACCAACGCGGCGCACACGGCCCGTGGCACGCGCAACTGCGCAACGATATACGCCATATTGCCGCCCACGCCGCCTTGATGGATAAGGCCATTCCACGCATCCGTCGCTGTAATGGTGAACGGTGACCAGCTATACAGCGACAGCCAGAACAACCCGGCGCCCAGCAGCACGATGCCTGCCGTCGCAAAACTTCGCCCCATGCTTATGGGCTCAGTACGGCTTTACCGCCCTTTAGAATCGCCAGCGCGTCTTCAGCGATTTGCTCCGAAGCCAGCACACCGCGGTTGCGCGCCCAGCTGTCGCCGTCGACTTCGGCGACCTGTTTGTTACGCACCGCACCAAGCACTTGCCACAGCGGCTGCTTGCTCCAGCTGTCGACGATGCTGGGGCGACGGTAATGCCCGACCAGCAACCAGCCTGGGTCGAGGGCGAGCAGTTGTTCCAGGCTGATGAACTCGGTGGGCGCGGCATTGGCGCGTACCGAAGGGACTTTCAAACCGATGGCTTCGAGCACACTGCCGGCATAGGAGTCCGGGCCGTGCACGGAGAAACTGTCTTCACGCGCCACGCCGAACACCACGCTGGCGCCGGCTGGGATCTGCTGAGCAATGGCTTTGAGGTTCTCGCGGTTCTTCTGGATCCGCGCTTCCATCTGCGCGCTCTTGCCCAGCGCCTTGCCGATCAGCTCGGCGGATTTCAGGCTGCCCTGGTAATCCTCACCGCGCGACGGCAGCAACAGGGTCGGCGCGATGCTCGCCAGGTCGCTGTACAACGCCTGGTGGCGGTTGAGGTCGGCAACGATCAAGTCCGGCTTGAGCCGGGCGATTTCCTCGATGCTCGGTTGCGAGCGCAGGCCCACGGACTTCCATTGGCCGATGGCCTGGCGCACACGCGGCAACACGCGGTTGGCATCGCCATCATCGGCCGCGCCAATGGGCGTTACGTCAACCGCGGCCAGGCTGTCGAGAAAGGAAAACTCCAGCACCACCACACGCTTGGGCGCGTCCGGTAAATGCACCGCATGCTGGCCGTCGTTGAGGTCGATTGGGGCGGCGCTCAGCAGGCTTGAAGTCAACGCCAGGAGGCAGGCGGCAAGGGTGGGGATGGAGCGCGGCATTCGCATGACAAGGACCTCGGCGTTAAAACACCCCAGCTAGACAGGCCGGGGAAAACGGCGGGTACTATTCCATATCGGGGCGGCGTGATCAAAAAACATTCTCATTAAGGTGTTCAGGTACGCACTGATACCGCCGCCCCAATGTGGGAGTAAGCCCGCTCCCACAGTTGATCGGTGTACAGCCGTTAGAAGTCGACGGTGGCAGAAAGCAGATAAGTTCGCGGCGTCGACAAGGTCAGTCCCGGCTCGCTGTCATCCGAAGCACCGGCCGAACTCCAGTAGCGTTTATCGGCGACGTTCTCCACATTCGCCCGCAAGGTGATGTGTTTGTCATCCACCTTGAACCCATACCGTGCGCCGACGTCGATGCGGTTCCAGGCGTCGATTTCCTTGACGTTGGAGGGGTTCAGGTACTGCGAGCTGGAATAGATGCCACGGCTGGTCAAGGTCAAGCCTTCCAGCCCTGGCACATCCCATTCAGCCCCCAGGTTGACGTTGTACTTGGGCGTGGCGGGGGCGCGATTGCCGTCCCAGGCGCCGTTGGTGGTGTCTTTCAGTTCACTGTCGATGTACATCACACCGCCGAGCAGGCGGAAGCCCTTGAGCGGCTCGCCGAACACACTCAGTTCTACACCAGAGTTTTCGCGCTTACCGTTGGGACCAAAGAGCCGCGTGGTCGCATTGGTTTCATAGGCCGGCTGCTTGATGCGGAACACAGCGGCGGTCACGGCGAACACACCCGCATCGTACTTGGCACCGACTTCCACCTGGCGGCTGATAAACGGCGGGAAGATCTCGTCTTCGTTTCGCGCGGTGGACGGCGCGATCTTGCCCTGGCTCAGGCCTTCCATGTAGTTGGCGTACAGCGACAGCTTGTCGGTGGCCTTGAACAACAGCCCGCCGGATGGCGAGACCTTCTCTTCATCGTAGGCCGTATCGCCTTTGATGCCGTCGCTCCAGTCATCGACCTTCACGCGCTGCCAGCGGGCGCCGAGGGTCAGCAACAGGCGATCATCGAAGAAGCCCAGGGTGTCGGACAGGGCCACGCCGCTGAATTTGTTTTCGGTATAGACCTTCGGATCAAACCGTGTCGGCCGTGAAGGCGTCGGGGTTTGCACTGGGTTGTAGAGGTTGCTCGACGGCGACGTATAACGCGCGCCGCCGTTGGTGAAGTCCATGTCGAAGTAGCTGGCGGCCAGATTGACCTCATGGCTGACCGGCCCGGTATGAAACCAGTTGCGCACGCCGGCGGTGTAGGTGCGCACGTTTTCATCGCGGGTGAAATCCCGTGGCTGCACGCTGAAATCACCGGCCGCATTGGAGACGGACACCGCGTGACGCAGGAAATCGTGGTTGCTTTTGCGCGCGCCCATGCCGCCGTAGAGCATCACGTTGTCGCTGAGATCGTACTCGGCGTTGAAAGTGCCGAAGGTGTCGTTGGTGCGAGCCTTGCTCCAGGATTTCGCATAGTTGCGGCGCACGTCGCTGGCGCTGGGCACCGGCGCTGCAGCCGCCACCTGAACGCGCTCTTGCGGTGCATCGGTGTCGCGTTCGGTGTGGCCGATATCGGTGGAAAGGCGCAAGCGTTCGCCACGAAAATCCAGGCCCAGCACGGCCATTTCGCGATCGACGCTCTGGTGGTCCCACTCGGTGTCGCCGGACTGCTTCACGCCGTTGAAGCGGATGCCGAACTGATTGTCCTCGCCAAAGCGTCGACCAATGTCCACCGCGCCGCCGGCCTGGCTGTCGGAGGCCCAGTTGCCGGTAAACGAGTTGATGTCCTTGTCGGTGGCACGCTTGGGCACCACGTTGATCCCGCCGCCC
This window harbors:
- a CDS encoding Fe(3+) dicitrate ABC transporter substrate-binding protein, producing the protein MPRSIPTLAACLLALTSSLLSAAPIDLNDGQHAVHLPDAPKRVVVLEFSFLDSLAAVDVTPIGAADDGDANRVLPRVRQAIGQWKSVGLRSQPSIEEIARLKPDLIVADLNRHQALYSDLASIAPTLLLPSRGEDYQGSLKSAELIGKALGKSAQMEARIQKNRENLKAIAQQIPAGASVVFGVAREDSFSVHGPDSYAGSVLEAIGLKVPSVRANAAPTEFISLEQLLALDPGWLLVGHYRRPSIVDSWSKQPLWQVLGAVRNKQVAEVDGDSWARNRGVLASEQIAEDALAILKGGKAVLSP
- a CDS encoding TonB-dependent receptor; translation: MPVVRPLLKLSLLLSLSASPFFSVVSYAEDTATRRSYQVPAGSLSAALTRFAGLAGVNLSVDPALVSGRSSSGLSGEYGVEEGFARLLQGSGLQLQPMGAQAYMLVLAPEGGSLELAPTSILGTTGLYDGDTYAGGQVARRTAQGMLGTRDFMETPFSITTYTAEAVKNQQARTLGDLIATDPSVRATNPAGGRYEQFTIRGFSLFNSDVAYNGLYGVLPTYTIDMEMADRVDILKGPSQLINGISPRGSVGGGINVVPKRATDKDINSFTGNWASDSQAGGAVDIGRRFGEDNQFGIRFNGVKQSGDTEWDHQSVDREMAVLGLDFRGERLRLSTDIGHTERDTDAPQERVQVAAAAPVPSASDVRRNYAKSWSKARTNDTFGTFNAEYDLSDNVMLYGGMGARKSNHDFLRHAVSVSNAAGDFSVQPRDFTRDENVRTYTAGVRNWFHTGPVSHEVNLAASYFDMDFTNGGARYTSPSSNLYNPVQTPTPSRPTRFDPKVYTENKFSGVALSDTLGFFDDRLLLTLGARWQRVKVDDWSDGIKGDTAYDEEKVSPSGGLLFKATDKLSLYANYMEGLSQGKIAPSTARNEDEIFPPFISRQVEVGAKYDAGVFAVTAAVFRIKQPAYETNATTRLFGPNGKRENSGVELSVFGEPLKGFRLLGGVMYIDSELKDTTNGAWDGNRAPATPKYNVNLGAEWDVPGLEGLTLTSRGIYSSSQYLNPSNVKEIDAWNRIDVGARYGFKVDDKHITLRANVENVADKRYWSSAGASDDSEPGLTLSTPRTYLLSATVDF